The following proteins are co-located in the Solea senegalensis isolate Sse05_10M linkage group LG12, IFAPA_SoseM_1, whole genome shotgun sequence genome:
- the hbegfa gene encoding heparin-binding EGF-like growth factor a — MMIFSAVLLLLHALAVSRLASGAAVDRYESNRQQWHTAVINFVDTTKDRRAEDESVTTVEYGQQSEEEEYDDDYYEDEYEDSMSGEDELELPRVAMSSKPKNPSAILETEITDGKRRRGKGRKKAKGKGKKRNPCLRKYKDFCIHGTCQYLKDIHAPACVCLPNYSGERCEFITLLPVQSPEGYSRTTALAVVAVVLSSVCLTIIGLLLMLRFHKRGAYDVENEEKVKLGLASNH, encoded by the exons ATGATGATTTTCAGTGCGgttctcctgctgcttcacGCCTTGG CGGTGTCCAGACTGGCCAGTGGTGCTGCGGTCGACAGGTATGAGAGCAACAGGCAGCAGTGGCACACGGCTGTGATCAACTTTGTGGACACGACCAAAGACAGGAGGGCAGAGGATGAGAGTGTGACGACAGTGGAATACGGCCAGcaaagcgaggaagaggagtaTGATGACGACTACTATGAAGACGAGTACGAAGACAGCATGTCGGGGGAAGATGAACTAGAACTGCCACGAG TTGCCATGTCGAGCAAACCCAAAAATCCCTCTGCCATCCTGGAGACTGAAATCACCGAcggaaagagaaggagaggaaagggAAGAAAGAAGGCCAAGGGAAAGGGAAAGAAGAGGAATCCCTGTCTGAGGAAGTATAAGGATTTCTGCATTCACGGCACCTGCCAGTACCTGAAGGACATCCACGCCCCAGCCTGTGT GTGCCTTCCAAATTACTCCGGTGAAAGGTGTGAGTTCATCACGCTGCTGCCTGTGCAGTCCCCCGAGGGCTACAGCCGGACCACAGCTCTGGCTGTGGTGGCGGTGGTGCTGTCGTCCGTGTGTCTCACCATCATCGGCCTTTTACTAATGCTCAG GTTTCACAAGCGGGGAGCTTATGATGTGGAAAACGAGGAGAAGGTCAAACTAGGGTTAGCGTCAAACCACTGA